In Populus alba chromosome 1, ASM523922v2, whole genome shotgun sequence, a single window of DNA contains:
- the LOC118054858 gene encoding G-type lectin S-receptor-like serine/threonine-protein kinase At4g27290: MDILPHTVFCTILSLTLFNISFLIFQLKFSTALDTIAPSQSLSDGKTLVSREGSFELGFFSPGISKNRYLGIWYKNIPVRTVLWVANRRNPVEDSSGLLTIDNTANLLLVSNRNVVVWSSNSTIIAKSPIVLQLLDSGNLVLRDEKSDSGRYLWQSFDHPSDTLIPGMKLGWDLRTGLERRLSSWRSSDDPSPGDLTWGIKRQDNPETIIWRGSQQYFRSGPWTGVAFTGAPELVQNPVFKLNFVSSEDEVYLSYNLKNISAFSRIVVNQTTNYREAYTWNEATQTWVLYASVPRDSCDNYALCGANGNCIINDLPICRCLKKFKPKSLEKWNLMDWSDGCVRNKPLNCQKGDGFVKYPGLKWPDATHSWLNKSMNLKECRAKCLQNCSCMAYSNSDVRGGGSGCIIWYGDLIDIRQFPAGGQELYIRMNPSESEAKAEPAVKIAVIVSTVIAMVSLSGLLVFCYCICKRKEKCREMDQQNDQTTDGENEDLELPHFEFAKIVNATNNFSIKNKLGQGGFGPVYKGTLEDGQEIAVKRLSTSSGQGSKEFKNEVILISKLQHRNLVKLLGCSIQREERLLVYEYMPNKSLDSFLFDQTKSKLLDWSQRFNIICGIARGLLYLHQDSRLRIIHRDLKSSNVLLDKDMNPKISDFGLARTFGGDQTEGNTNRVVGTYGYMAPEYATDGLFSVKSDVFSYGIMLLEIVTGKKSRGFYHPDKTLSLIGYAWRLWKEGKTLELVDGLAEESWNLSEVMKCIHISLLCVQQYPEDRPSMASVVLMLGGERTLPKPKEPGFFKDRGPVEASSSSSKVESSSTNEISTSVLEPR; the protein is encoded by the exons ATGGATATCCTTCCACATACAGTTTTCTGTACTATCCTTTCACTTACACTTTTCAATATTTCCTTCcttattttccaattaaaattcTCCACTGCTCTTGACACCATTGCTCCATCACAATCTCTAAGTGATGGCAAAACCTTGGTTTCTAGAGAAGGAAGCTTTGAACTGGGTTTTTTTAGCCCTGGAATTTCTAAGAATCGTTACTTGGGAATTTGGTACAAAAATATCCCAGTTAGAACAGTTCTTTGGGTTGCAAACCGGCGGAATCCAGTTGAAGATTCCTCTGGCTTGTTGACCATAGACAATACTGCCAATCTTTTGCTTGTTAGCAACCGCAACGTTGTTGTTTGGTCATCAAACTCAACAATAATAGCCAAGAGTCCAATAGTACTGCAGCTCCTGGATTCTGGTAATCTTGTCTTAAGAGATGAAAAAAGTGACTCTGGAAGATACCTGTGGCAAAGTTTTGATCATCCATCGGATACACTGATTCCAGGAATGAAGCTTGGCTGGGATTTAAGGACCGGACTTGAAAGGCGCCTATCATCCTGGAGGAGCTCAGATGATCCATCTCCCGGAGACTTAACTTGGGGGATTAAACGACAAGATAACCCTGAGACAATTATCTGGAGAGGATCACAACAGTACTTCAGGAGTGGCCCCTGGACAGGCGTTGCATTCACAGGTGCTCCAGAACTAGTCCAAAACCcagtttttaagttaaattttgtCTCAAGTGAGGATGAAGTATATTTATCCTACAACCTCAAAAATATATCAGCATTCTCCAGGATAGTTGTAAATCAGACTACCAATTATCGTGAAGCCTACACATGGAATGAAGCAACCCAAACTTGGGTCCTCTATGCTTCTGTGCCAAGAGACTCCTGCGACAATTATGCCCTTTGTGGTGCCAATGGAAATTGCATCATTAATGACTTGCCAATTTGTcgatgtttaaaaaaattcaagcctAAATCACTAGAGAAATGGAACTTAATGGATTGGTCTGATGGGTGCGTGCGCAATAAACCATTGAACTGCCAGAAGGGAGATGGATTCGTGAAATATCCGGGGCTGAAATGGCCTGATGCTACTCATTCTTGGCTAAACAAGAGTATGAATCTCAAGGAATGCAGAGCTAAATGTTTACAGAACTGTTCCTGTATGGCATACAGTAATTCAGATGTTAGAGGAGGCGGCAGTGGCTGCATAATTTGGTATGGTGACCTGATAGATATTAGACAGTTTCCAGCTGGAGGTCAGGAACTATACATTCGCATGAATCCTTCAGAATCAG AGGCAAAAGCTGAGCCTGCCGTAAAGATTGCGGTGATAGTTTCAACAGTCATTGCCATGGTCTCACTCTCCGGGCTGCTCGTGTTCTGCTATTGCATTTGCAAACGAAAGGAAAAGTGCAGAG AAATGGACCAGCAAAATGATCAGACAACTGATGGAGAGAATGAAGACTTGGAGCTACCACATTTTGAGTTCGCTAAAATAGTCAATGCAACCAAcaacttttcaataaaaaacaaattaggtcAGGGAGGTTTTGGACCTGTCTACAAG GGTACACTTGAAGATGGACAAGAAATTGCTGTGAAGAGGTTATCAACGAGCTCCGGACAAGGATCAAAAGAGTTCAAAAATGAAGTTATACTGATTAGCAAGCTACAGCACCGAAATCTTGTAAAGCTTCTTGGATGTAGCATTCAAAGAGAGGAAAGACTTCTGGTGTATGAATATATGCCCAACAAAAGCCTGGACTCTTTCCTTTTTG ATCAGACAAAAAGTAAACTGTTAGACTGGTCTCAGCGGTTCAACATTATCTGCGGGATCGCCAGGGGGCTtctgtatcttcatcaagattcTAGATTGAGGATTATACATAGAGATCTGAAATCAAGTAACGTTTTACTTGACAAGGACATGAACCCAAAAATTTCTGATTTCGGTTTGGCTAGAACTTTCGGAGGCGATCAGACAGAAGGAAACACAAATAGAGTAGTTGGCACCTA TGGTTATATGGCACCAGAATATGCTACTGATGGACTCTTCTCAGTGAAATCTGATGTCTTTAGCTATGGTATCATGTTGCTAGAGATAGTAACTGGAAAGAAAAGTAGAGGGTTTTACCATCCAGATAAAACCCTAAGCCTCATAGGATAT GCATGGAGATTGTGGAAAGAAGGCAAAACATTAGAATTGGTTGATGGATTGGCCGAAGAGTCATGGAATCTATCAGAAGTCATGAAATGTATCCACATTAGCCTGTTATGTGTTCAACAATACCCTGAGGATAGACCAAGCATGGCCTCGGTGGTTTTGATGTTAGGTGGAGAGAGGACATTGCCAAAGCCAAAAGAACCAGGCTTCTTTAAGGATAGAGGTCCGGTTGAAGCATCTTCTTCATCCAGCAAGGTGGAATCATCTTCAACCAATGAAATTTCAACCTCAGTCTTGGAACCTCGGTAG